Proteins from a genomic interval of Medicago truncatula cultivar Jemalong A17 chromosome 3, MtrunA17r5.0-ANR, whole genome shotgun sequence:
- the LOC11444230 gene encoding transcription elongation factor SPT4 homolog 2, protein MASAPAQIPTSFGHELRACLRCRLVKTYDQFRESGCENCPFLQMEEDQERAVECTTPNFNGIISVMDPTRSWAARWLRIGKFVPGVYTLAVSEALPDDMQAICEDKHVPYTLPKRS, encoded by the exons ATGGCAAGTGCACCTGCTCAAATCCCTACAAGCTTTGGACATGAATTGAGGGCTTGTCTTCGTTGCCGCCTTGTCAAAACCTACGATCAG TTTAGGGAGTCAGGATGTGAGAACTGCCCATTTTTACAGATGGAAGAAGATCAAGAGCGTGCTGTTGAATGCACCACCCCCAATTTTAATGG gATCATTTCTGTAATGGATCCAACTCGAAGCTGGGCCGCCCGTTGGTTGCGCATTG GAAAATTTGTTCCTGGTGTTTACACTCTTGCTGTCTCAGAGGCTCTTCCAGACGATATGCAG GCTATTTGTGAGGATAAGCATGTGCCATATACACTTCCCAAACGTTCGTGA
- the LOC11437345 gene encoding two-component response regulator-like APRR9 isoform X2, with protein sequence MGEVVMSGEKIVRVEEEEEKVREEEGSGGTESRGAGGGGEMKGLMRWEKFLPKMVLRVLLVEADDCTRQIITALLRKCNYKVAAVADGLKAWEILKGRPRSIDLILTEVDLPAISGYALLTLIMEHDICKSIPVIMMSSQDSVSTVYKCMLRGAADYLVKPIRINELRNLWQHVWRRQTSAATAGINGPQDESDTQQKFEATAENNAASNRSGGDAACIQRNKDLIEKGSDAQSSCTRPNMEAESGLVDNMHEFSQLKCAEAYPSEIKTRELDIHLGQAVIAQDSHAGGLSVANCNNGVASTNNCKNGETGANNCKDGDDQEHFRNASISGEVHDNHYVQIYSTTKEAIDLIGAFRTDPNCSLKNSSIDCTGKFDHSPQLDLSLRSSHPSNFEKDLTEERHTLMHSNASAFKRYTNRQLQASPAVVINFSDQPREQKTNNENHNSDSSIPSMQKESELATSHSQQRHSLPIPVKGVRFNDLCMAYGSTLPPGFRTQSGPPSMPGSVVFLEQNFQADAFYQSNVKQNNSEQLYEPRGPNGNSTPNQIMYTQEHKSEHPEDQRLISPTTDQSVSSSFCNNGNASNFNSIGYGSNCGSSGNVEQVATFRTAAVSEGKNEELTNSGYSHRAMLREAALNKFRLKRKERCYEKKVRYESRKKLAEQRPRVKGQFVRQPNPDSLSGEKDC encoded by the exons ATGGGTGAGGTTGTAATGAGTGGTGAGAAAATAGTGagagtggaagaagaagaagagaaggtgagggaagaagaagggaGCGGAGGAACTGAGAGTAGAGGtgctggtggtggtggtgaaatGAAAGGGCTTATGAGGTGGGAGAAATTCTTGCCAAAAATGGTTTTGAGGGTGCTTTTGGTTGAAGCTGATGATTGTACAAGACAGATTATAACAGCACTTCTTAGAAAATGCAACTATAAAG TTGCTGCTGTTGCTGATGGCTTGAAGGCATGGGAAATACTCAAAGGAAGACCGCGCAGTATTGATCTAATACTTACAGAAGTCGATTTGCCAGCCATATCCGGCTATGCACTTCTCACATTAATTATGGAGCATGATATTTGCAAAAGCATCCCTGTCATAA TGATGTCGTCGCAAGATTCAGTTAGCACAGTATACAAATGCATGTTGAGAGGTGCAGCTGACTATCTTGTTAAGCCAATTCGAATAAATGAACTAAGGAATTTGTGGCAACATGTTTGGAGAAGACAAACA TCAGCCGCAACCGCTGGCATAAATGGCCCTCAAGATGAAAGTGATACACAACAGAAGTTTGAAGCCACTGCTGAAAACAACGCTGCTAGTAATCGTTCTGGTGGTGATGCTGCTTGCATTCAAAGGAATAAGGACTTAATTGAGAAAGGAAGTGACGCACAGAGCTCTTGTACAAGGCCAAACATGGAAGCTGAGAGTGGCCTGGTTGATAACATGCATGAATTTTCTCAGCTGAAATGTGCGGAAGCATATCCAAGTGAAATAAAGACACGAGAACTTGACATTCATTTAGGCCAGGCTGTGATCGCGCAGGACAGTCACGCCGGAG gatTAAGCGTGGCTAACTGCAATAATGGAGTGGCAAGCACAAATAACTGTAAAAATGGAGAGACAGGTGCAAATAATTGCAAGGACGGAGATGATCAAGAGCATTTTAGGAATGCTAGCATCAGTGGTGAGGTTCATGACAATCACTATGTTCAAATTTACTCTACTACTAAGGAAGCTATTGACTTGATTGGAGCATTTCGTACTGATCCGAATTGCAGtctcaaaaattcatcaattgattGCACAGGCAAGTTTGACCATTCTCCACAGTTGGATCTTTCTCTCAGAAGCTCTCATCCCAGCAACTTTGAGAAGGATCTCACCGAAGAAAGGCACACCCTTATGCATTCTAATGCTTCAGCTTTCAAGCG GTATACTAATAGGCAATTGCAAGCATCACCTGCCGTAGTAATTAACTTCTCTGATCAACCAAgagaacaaaaaacaaataatgagAACCATAACTCAGATAGTTCAATACCAAGTATGCAAAAAGAATCTGAACTTGCAACTTCACATTCCCAGCAAAGGCATTCTCTCCCAATTCCTGTGAAAGGTGTAAGGTTCAATGATCTTTGTATGGCCTATGGTTCAACACTTCCACCAGGGTTTCGTACACAATCAGGTCCACCATCAATGCCCGGTTCAGTTGTGTTTCTCGAACAAAACTTTCAAGCAGATGCATTTTATCAGTCAAatgttaaacaaaataattcagAGCAGCTTTACGAACCTCGCGGTCCAAATGGAAACAGTACTCCAAACCAAATTATGTATACACAGGAACACAAGTCAGAACATCCAGAGGATCAAAGACTTATCTCCCCTACAACTGATCAAAGTGTATCCAGTAGTTTTTGTAATAATGGAAATGCCAGCAATTTTAACAGCATTGGTTATGGAAGTAATTGTGGAAGTAGTGGCAATGTTGAACAAGTTGCCACTTTCAGAACAGCAGCAGTTTCAGAGGGAAAGAATGAAGAACTCACAAACAGTGGATATTCACATCGAGCTATGCTACGAGAAGCAGCTCTAAACAAGTTCCGTTTGAAACGAAAAGAGAGATGTTATGAGAAGAAG GTTCGATATGAGAGCAGAAAGAAACTAGCAGAGCAGCGTCCTCGAGTTAAAGGACAATTTGTTCGCCAACCGAATCCTGATTCTCTTTCTGGAGAAAAAGATTGCTAA
- the LOC11437345 gene encoding two-component response regulator-like APRR9 isoform X1, which translates to MGEVVMSGEKIVRVEEEEEKVREEEGSGGTESRGAGGGGEMKGLMRWEKFLPKMVLRVLLVEADDCTRQIITALLRKCNYKVAAVADGLKAWEILKGRPRSIDLILTEVDLPAISGYALLTLIMEHDICKSIPVIMMSSQDSVSTVYKCMLRGAADYLVKPIRINELRNLWQHVWRRQTQSAATAGINGPQDESDTQQKFEATAENNAASNRSGGDAACIQRNKDLIEKGSDAQSSCTRPNMEAESGLVDNMHEFSQLKCAEAYPSEIKTRELDIHLGQAVIAQDSHAGGLSVANCNNGVASTNNCKNGETGANNCKDGDDQEHFRNASISGEVHDNHYVQIYSTTKEAIDLIGAFRTDPNCSLKNSSIDCTGKFDHSPQLDLSLRSSHPSNFEKDLTEERHTLMHSNASAFKRYTNRQLQASPAVVINFSDQPREQKTNNENHNSDSSIPSMQKESELATSHSQQRHSLPIPVKGVRFNDLCMAYGSTLPPGFRTQSGPPSMPGSVVFLEQNFQADAFYQSNVKQNNSEQLYEPRGPNGNSTPNQIMYTQEHKSEHPEDQRLISPTTDQSVSSSFCNNGNASNFNSIGYGSNCGSSGNVEQVATFRTAAVSEGKNEELTNSGYSHRAMLREAALNKFRLKRKERCYEKKVRYESRKKLAEQRPRVKGQFVRQPNPDSLSGEKDC; encoded by the exons ATGGGTGAGGTTGTAATGAGTGGTGAGAAAATAGTGagagtggaagaagaagaagagaaggtgagggaagaagaagggaGCGGAGGAACTGAGAGTAGAGGtgctggtggtggtggtgaaatGAAAGGGCTTATGAGGTGGGAGAAATTCTTGCCAAAAATGGTTTTGAGGGTGCTTTTGGTTGAAGCTGATGATTGTACAAGACAGATTATAACAGCACTTCTTAGAAAATGCAACTATAAAG TTGCTGCTGTTGCTGATGGCTTGAAGGCATGGGAAATACTCAAAGGAAGACCGCGCAGTATTGATCTAATACTTACAGAAGTCGATTTGCCAGCCATATCCGGCTATGCACTTCTCACATTAATTATGGAGCATGATATTTGCAAAAGCATCCCTGTCATAA TGATGTCGTCGCAAGATTCAGTTAGCACAGTATACAAATGCATGTTGAGAGGTGCAGCTGACTATCTTGTTAAGCCAATTCGAATAAATGAACTAAGGAATTTGTGGCAACATGTTTGGAGAAGACAAACA CAGTCAGCCGCAACCGCTGGCATAAATGGCCCTCAAGATGAAAGTGATACACAACAGAAGTTTGAAGCCACTGCTGAAAACAACGCTGCTAGTAATCGTTCTGGTGGTGATGCTGCTTGCATTCAAAGGAATAAGGACTTAATTGAGAAAGGAAGTGACGCACAGAGCTCTTGTACAAGGCCAAACATGGAAGCTGAGAGTGGCCTGGTTGATAACATGCATGAATTTTCTCAGCTGAAATGTGCGGAAGCATATCCAAGTGAAATAAAGACACGAGAACTTGACATTCATTTAGGCCAGGCTGTGATCGCGCAGGACAGTCACGCCGGAG gatTAAGCGTGGCTAACTGCAATAATGGAGTGGCAAGCACAAATAACTGTAAAAATGGAGAGACAGGTGCAAATAATTGCAAGGACGGAGATGATCAAGAGCATTTTAGGAATGCTAGCATCAGTGGTGAGGTTCATGACAATCACTATGTTCAAATTTACTCTACTACTAAGGAAGCTATTGACTTGATTGGAGCATTTCGTACTGATCCGAATTGCAGtctcaaaaattcatcaattgattGCACAGGCAAGTTTGACCATTCTCCACAGTTGGATCTTTCTCTCAGAAGCTCTCATCCCAGCAACTTTGAGAAGGATCTCACCGAAGAAAGGCACACCCTTATGCATTCTAATGCTTCAGCTTTCAAGCG GTATACTAATAGGCAATTGCAAGCATCACCTGCCGTAGTAATTAACTTCTCTGATCAACCAAgagaacaaaaaacaaataatgagAACCATAACTCAGATAGTTCAATACCAAGTATGCAAAAAGAATCTGAACTTGCAACTTCACATTCCCAGCAAAGGCATTCTCTCCCAATTCCTGTGAAAGGTGTAAGGTTCAATGATCTTTGTATGGCCTATGGTTCAACACTTCCACCAGGGTTTCGTACACAATCAGGTCCACCATCAATGCCCGGTTCAGTTGTGTTTCTCGAACAAAACTTTCAAGCAGATGCATTTTATCAGTCAAatgttaaacaaaataattcagAGCAGCTTTACGAACCTCGCGGTCCAAATGGAAACAGTACTCCAAACCAAATTATGTATACACAGGAACACAAGTCAGAACATCCAGAGGATCAAAGACTTATCTCCCCTACAACTGATCAAAGTGTATCCAGTAGTTTTTGTAATAATGGAAATGCCAGCAATTTTAACAGCATTGGTTATGGAAGTAATTGTGGAAGTAGTGGCAATGTTGAACAAGTTGCCACTTTCAGAACAGCAGCAGTTTCAGAGGGAAAGAATGAAGAACTCACAAACAGTGGATATTCACATCGAGCTATGCTACGAGAAGCAGCTCTAAACAAGTTCCGTTTGAAACGAAAAGAGAGATGTTATGAGAAGAAG GTTCGATATGAGAGCAGAAAGAAACTAGCAGAGCAGCGTCCTCGAGTTAAAGGACAATTTGTTCGCCAACCGAATCCTGATTCTCTTTCTGGAGAAAAAGATTGCTAA
- the LOC11437345 gene encoding two-component response regulator-like APRR5 isoform X3, which translates to MGEVVMSGEKIVRVEEEEEKVREEEGSGGTESRGAGGGGEMKGLMRWEKFLPKMVLRVLLVEADDCTRQIITALLRKCNYKVAAVADGLKAWEILKGRPRSIDLILTEVDLPAISGYALLTLIMEHDICKSIPVIMMSSQDSVSTVYKCMLRGAADYLVKPIRINELRNLWQHVWRRQTQSAATAGINGPQDESDTQQKFEATAENNAASNRSGGDAACIQRNKDLIEKGSDAQSSCTRPNMEAESGLVDNMHEFSQLKCAEAYPSEIKTRELDIHLGQAVIAQDSHAGGLSVANCNNGVASTNNCKNGETGANNCKDGDDQEHFRNASISGKFDHSPQLDLSLRSSHPSNFEKDLTEERHTLMHSNASAFKRYTNRQLQASPAVVINFSDQPREQKTNNENHNSDSSIPSMQKESELATSHSQQRHSLPIPVKGVRFNDLCMAYGSTLPPGFRTQSGPPSMPGSVVFLEQNFQADAFYQSNVKQNNSEQLYEPRGPNGNSTPNQIMYTQEHKSEHPEDQRLISPTTDQSVSSSFCNNGNASNFNSIGYGSNCGSSGNVEQVATFRTAAVSEGKNEELTNSGYSHRAMLREAALNKFRLKRKERCYEKKVRYESRKKLAEQRPRVKGQFVRQPNPDSLSGEKDC; encoded by the exons ATGGGTGAGGTTGTAATGAGTGGTGAGAAAATAGTGagagtggaagaagaagaagagaaggtgagggaagaagaagggaGCGGAGGAACTGAGAGTAGAGGtgctggtggtggtggtgaaatGAAAGGGCTTATGAGGTGGGAGAAATTCTTGCCAAAAATGGTTTTGAGGGTGCTTTTGGTTGAAGCTGATGATTGTACAAGACAGATTATAACAGCACTTCTTAGAAAATGCAACTATAAAG TTGCTGCTGTTGCTGATGGCTTGAAGGCATGGGAAATACTCAAAGGAAGACCGCGCAGTATTGATCTAATACTTACAGAAGTCGATTTGCCAGCCATATCCGGCTATGCACTTCTCACATTAATTATGGAGCATGATATTTGCAAAAGCATCCCTGTCATAA TGATGTCGTCGCAAGATTCAGTTAGCACAGTATACAAATGCATGTTGAGAGGTGCAGCTGACTATCTTGTTAAGCCAATTCGAATAAATGAACTAAGGAATTTGTGGCAACATGTTTGGAGAAGACAAACA CAGTCAGCCGCAACCGCTGGCATAAATGGCCCTCAAGATGAAAGTGATACACAACAGAAGTTTGAAGCCACTGCTGAAAACAACGCTGCTAGTAATCGTTCTGGTGGTGATGCTGCTTGCATTCAAAGGAATAAGGACTTAATTGAGAAAGGAAGTGACGCACAGAGCTCTTGTACAAGGCCAAACATGGAAGCTGAGAGTGGCCTGGTTGATAACATGCATGAATTTTCTCAGCTGAAATGTGCGGAAGCATATCCAAGTGAAATAAAGACACGAGAACTTGACATTCATTTAGGCCAGGCTGTGATCGCGCAGGACAGTCACGCCGGAG gatTAAGCGTGGCTAACTGCAATAATGGAGTGGCAAGCACAAATAACTGTAAAAATGGAGAGACAGGTGCAAATAATTGCAAGGACGGAGATGATCAAGAGCATTTTAGGAATGCTAGCATCAGTG GCAAGTTTGACCATTCTCCACAGTTGGATCTTTCTCTCAGAAGCTCTCATCCCAGCAACTTTGAGAAGGATCTCACCGAAGAAAGGCACACCCTTATGCATTCTAATGCTTCAGCTTTCAAGCG GTATACTAATAGGCAATTGCAAGCATCACCTGCCGTAGTAATTAACTTCTCTGATCAACCAAgagaacaaaaaacaaataatgagAACCATAACTCAGATAGTTCAATACCAAGTATGCAAAAAGAATCTGAACTTGCAACTTCACATTCCCAGCAAAGGCATTCTCTCCCAATTCCTGTGAAAGGTGTAAGGTTCAATGATCTTTGTATGGCCTATGGTTCAACACTTCCACCAGGGTTTCGTACACAATCAGGTCCACCATCAATGCCCGGTTCAGTTGTGTTTCTCGAACAAAACTTTCAAGCAGATGCATTTTATCAGTCAAatgttaaacaaaataattcagAGCAGCTTTACGAACCTCGCGGTCCAAATGGAAACAGTACTCCAAACCAAATTATGTATACACAGGAACACAAGTCAGAACATCCAGAGGATCAAAGACTTATCTCCCCTACAACTGATCAAAGTGTATCCAGTAGTTTTTGTAATAATGGAAATGCCAGCAATTTTAACAGCATTGGTTATGGAAGTAATTGTGGAAGTAGTGGCAATGTTGAACAAGTTGCCACTTTCAGAACAGCAGCAGTTTCAGAGGGAAAGAATGAAGAACTCACAAACAGTGGATATTCACATCGAGCTATGCTACGAGAAGCAGCTCTAAACAAGTTCCGTTTGAAACGAAAAGAGAGATGTTATGAGAAGAAG GTTCGATATGAGAGCAGAAAGAAACTAGCAGAGCAGCGTCCTCGAGTTAAAGGACAATTTGTTCGCCAACCGAATCCTGATTCTCTTTCTGGAGAAAAAGATTGCTAA
- the LOC11444231 gene encoding NDR1/HIN1-like protein 26, with protein sequence MSQITIKSPKHCATKQVRIERNYKKIFFAFSTFFTTILLLILLIYFILKPSKPQFSLQELDIYQLNLSGPILNSSIQLTLLSKNPNQKVSIYYDEFQVYATYKNQQITSDSFVPPFYQGTQESNFLSSSLIGNGLPVAPSIGYELSRDQVSGRLGLSLKANGKLRWKIGTWVSGRYRFNVNCDSIVAFGIGPTLNVPPLNSKLGALCSTTI encoded by the coding sequence ATGTCTCAAATCACAATAAAATCTCCAAAACACTGTGCCACAAAACAAGTAAGAATAGAGAGAAACTACAAGAAAATCTTCTTTGCTTTCTCAACATTTTTCACCACAATCCTATTGCTCATACTTCTCATCTATTTCATCCTTAAACCCTCCAAACCTCAATTCTCCCTCCAAGAACTTGACATCTATCAACTAAACCTCTCAGGACCAATCCTCAACTCCTCAATCCAACTCACTCTTCTCTCCaaaaatccaaaccaaaaagtTAGCATTTACTACGACGAGTTTCAAGTTTATGCAActtacaagaatcaacaaataACTAGTGATTCATTTGTGCCACCTTTTTACCAAGGAACACAAGAGAGTAATTTTTTATCATCTTCTTTGATTGGAAATGGTTTACCTGTTGCTCCTTCCATTGGTTATGAATTGAGTCGTGATCAAGTTTCTGGAAGATTGGGCTTGAGTCTTAAAGCTAATGGAAAACTTCGTTGGAAAATTGGTACTTGGGTTTCTGGTCGTTACAGGTTTAATGTTAATTGTGATTCTATCGTGGCTTTTGGAATTGGACCCACTTTGAATGTGCCTCCTCTAAATTCAAAACTGGGTGCTTTGTGTTCTACCACAATTTAA
- the LOC11440451 gene encoding uncharacterized protein isoform X1, with product MSPPLQPLTNLNLPSLPDLLLTALSVCFLFTSSRSHNTPTTTNCPFLSFPLKPRRFLKIPAMSNNISTSSLSSSSSSNPNRNNRRNFVSPQSLSEWLKPRLPSDSFATWGVKPGTKNVHNLWLELSQGETSLDDSEPPVRTVQVVTVRVVGKDGKILVESHQELSDGKVRERGRPLSEKMKPNEDPESAAVRGIKEELGSVINGETEICDIVMIDPNSYEMRVEERNSGSYPGLPGCYVLHILSATVEGLPEGDFCTYEVDEYDDSDDKKVAHQAVSVKKHFWKWELSSAINCHRQINLIDSINVLIVRLIQ from the exons atgtccCCACCGTTACAACCACTAACAAATCTCAATCTCCCTTCCTTACCTGATCTTTTACTAACTGCACTCTCCGTTTGCTTCCTTTTCACCTCCTCAAGATCTCACAACACCCCCACAACAACAAACTGTCCTTTCCTCTCTTTCCCTCTCAAACCACGTCGTTTCCTCAAAATCCCCGCCATGTCCAACAACATATCCACCTCATCGTTATCATCATCCTCCTCCTCAAACCCTAACAGAAATAACCGTCGCAATTTCGTATCTCCGCAATCTCTTTCTGAATGGCTTAAACCTCGTTTACCTTCAGATTCCTTCGCCACGTGGGGTGTTAAGCCCGGAACGAAGAACGTTCACAATCTTTGGCTTGAACTATCTCAGGGAGAAACCTCGCTTGATGATTCCGAACCTCCAGTTCGAACCGTTCAGGTTGTTACGGTTCGGGTTGTGGGGAAAGACGGTAAAATTCTTGTGGAATCGCATCAGGAATTGTCTGATGGGAAAGTGAGGGAACGGGGTAGGCCGTtgtcggagaagatgaagccgAATGAGGATCCGGAATCTGCTGCTGTTAGAGGGATTAAGGAAGAGCTTGGGTCTGTGATTAACGGGGAAACAGAGATTTGTGATATTGTGATGATTGATCCGAATTCGTATGAGATGAGAGTGGAGGAGAGGAATTCAGGGTCTTATCCTGGTTTACCTGGTTGTTATGTTTTGCATATTTTGAGTGCTACAGTGGAGGGTTTGCCGGAGGGTGATTTTTGCACGTATGAGGTGGACGAGTATGATGATTCTGATGATAAGAAAGTTGCACATCAAGCTGTTTCTGTTAAGAAACATTTTTGGAAATGG GAATTATCCTCTGCTATCAATTGCCACCGCCAAATTAACTTAATTGATAGCATTAATGTCttaattgttagattaataCAATGA
- the LOC11440451 gene encoding uncharacterized protein isoform X2, protein MSPPLQPLTNLNLPSLPDLLLTALSVCFLFTSSRSHNTPTTTNCPFLSFPLKPRRFLKIPAMSNNISTSSLSSSSSSNPNRNNRRNFVSPQSLSEWLKPRLPSDSFATWGVKPGTKNVHNLWLELSQGETSLDDSEPPVRTVQVVTVRVVGKDGKILVESHQELSDGKVRERGRPLSEKMKPNEDPESAAVRGIKEELGSVINGETEICDIVMIDPNSYEMRVEERNSGSYPGLPGCYVLHILSATVEGLPEGDFCTYEVDEYDDSDDKKVAHQAVSVKKHFWKWD, encoded by the exons atgtccCCACCGTTACAACCACTAACAAATCTCAATCTCCCTTCCTTACCTGATCTTTTACTAACTGCACTCTCCGTTTGCTTCCTTTTCACCTCCTCAAGATCTCACAACACCCCCACAACAACAAACTGTCCTTTCCTCTCTTTCCCTCTCAAACCACGTCGTTTCCTCAAAATCCCCGCCATGTCCAACAACATATCCACCTCATCGTTATCATCATCCTCCTCCTCAAACCCTAACAGAAATAACCGTCGCAATTTCGTATCTCCGCAATCTCTTTCTGAATGGCTTAAACCTCGTTTACCTTCAGATTCCTTCGCCACGTGGGGTGTTAAGCCCGGAACGAAGAACGTTCACAATCTTTGGCTTGAACTATCTCAGGGAGAAACCTCGCTTGATGATTCCGAACCTCCAGTTCGAACCGTTCAGGTTGTTACGGTTCGGGTTGTGGGGAAAGACGGTAAAATTCTTGTGGAATCGCATCAGGAATTGTCTGATGGGAAAGTGAGGGAACGGGGTAGGCCGTtgtcggagaagatgaagccgAATGAGGATCCGGAATCTGCTGCTGTTAGAGGGATTAAGGAAGAGCTTGGGTCTGTGATTAACGGGGAAACAGAGATTTGTGATATTGTGATGATTGATCCGAATTCGTATGAGATGAGAGTGGAGGAGAGGAATTCAGGGTCTTATCCTGGTTTACCTGGTTGTTATGTTTTGCATATTTTGAGTGCTACAGTGGAGGGTTTGCCGGAGGGTGATTTTTGCACGTATGAGGTGGACGAGTATGATGATTCTGATGATAAGAAAGTTGCACATCAAGCTGTTTCTGTTAAGAAACATTTTTGGAAATGG GACTGA